A single genomic interval of Sulfoacidibacillus ferrooxidans harbors:
- a CDS encoding PhzF family phenazine biosynthesis isomerase, with translation VDIPFSVVNSFTSNAFEGNPAAVILNANTLDHETMLRIARQFHLVETTFVLSAPQNSDFDFELRYFTPTEEVSLAIHPTIAALVS, from the coding sequence GGTAGATATACCCTTTTCCGTTGTGAACAGCTTTACAAGTAATGCTTTTGAGGGAAATCCAGCAGCAGTTATTCTTAATGCAAATACCTTGGATCATGAGACAATGTTACGGATTGCACGTCAATTTCATCTTGTTGAAACAACATTTGTGCTTTCTGCTCCCCAAAACTCTGATTTTGATTTTGAATTAAGATATTTTACTCCGACAGAAGAAGTTTCTCTTGCGATACACCCTACCATTGCAGCACTCGTTTC